The Parvibaculaceae bacterium PLY_AMNH_Bact1 genome window below encodes:
- a CDS encoding Gfo/Idh/MocA family oxidoreductase (Derived by automated computational analysis using gene prediction method: Protein Homology. GO_function: GO:0016491 - oxidoreductase activity [Evidence IEA]), protein MTMEKARVVVCGCGHWGKNLVRNFAALDVLAGVSDPNAETAKKFADEFSVPALSWNEVLESKDVTAVAIAAPAELHTTLGVAAMQAGKHAYIEKPLALTREDGEKLIQASKETGRQLMVGHLLQYHPAFLELKKLVGTGELGRLQYVYSNRLSLGKIRREENVLWSFAPHDISMILGLVDEEPSEVRSTFSPILHDEISDTVQVQLGFPSGVRGHVFASWLHPFKEQKLVVIGDQGMAVLDDRAPWAEKLTLYRHRIDWRDGMPTPNAADAEPIPLPESEPLKLECQHFIDCIENGTQPRTDGKEALRVLNVLLAADPDADRSASQNRFPGVQIHESAYVDEPVSIGAGTKIWHFSHLLGNVAVGKSCSLGQNVVVGPNVKVGDNCKIQNNVSLYEGVELEDGVFCGPSCVFTNVNNPRSEIARKDEFRKTLVKRGASIGANATIVCGNSLGEFSFVAAGATITKDVPAYALMAGVPAKRIGWMSKAGSRLGEDLVCPLDGTKYREVGPNQLQEIVE, encoded by the coding sequence ATGACAATGGAAAAAGCGAGAGTAGTGGTTTGCGGTTGTGGCCACTGGGGCAAGAACCTTGTGCGCAACTTCGCAGCGCTGGATGTTTTGGCGGGCGTAAGCGATCCTAACGCAGAGACAGCAAAAAAATTCGCAGACGAGTTTTCAGTTCCGGCCTTGTCATGGAATGAAGTGCTCGAGTCAAAAGACGTTACTGCTGTCGCCATAGCAGCACCTGCTGAGCTTCATACCACTCTTGGCGTCGCAGCTATGCAGGCTGGGAAGCACGCCTATATCGAAAAACCGCTGGCGCTGACGCGGGAAGATGGCGAAAAGCTCATCCAGGCGTCCAAGGAAACAGGGCGGCAGCTGATGGTTGGGCATCTGTTGCAATATCATCCTGCCTTCCTTGAGCTTAAAAAGCTTGTTGGAACTGGTGAGCTGGGACGTTTGCAGTACGTTTATTCCAATCGTCTGAGTCTGGGAAAAATCAGACGGGAAGAAAACGTTCTGTGGAGTTTTGCTCCGCATGATATTTCGATGATCCTGGGTCTGGTTGATGAGGAGCCTAGTGAGGTTCGCAGTACGTTTTCACCAATCCTGCACGATGAAATCTCCGACACTGTTCAAGTTCAGTTGGGTTTCCCCAGTGGTGTTCGCGGACATGTTTTTGCGTCCTGGTTGCACCCCTTCAAGGAGCAAAAACTTGTTGTGATCGGCGACCAGGGAATGGCGGTCTTGGATGACAGGGCGCCTTGGGCGGAGAAACTGACTCTGTATAGACATCGGATAGATTGGCGTGATGGTATGCCAACGCCCAATGCTGCAGATGCAGAACCCATTCCATTGCCGGAGTCAGAGCCGCTCAAGCTAGAGTGCCAGCACTTTATCGATTGTATTGAGAATGGGACCCAACCGAGAACAGACGGAAAAGAAGCCCTAAGGGTTCTCAATGTATTGCTTGCAGCAGATCCTGATGCAGACAGATCTGCCAGCCAGAACCGGTTCCCCGGTGTGCAAATTCACGAGAGCGCCTATGTCGATGAGCCTGTCTCAATCGGCGCGGGCACAAAGATTTGGCATTTCAGCCATCTGCTCGGCAATGTTGCGGTTGGAAAATCTTGTTCGTTAGGTCAAAACGTTGTCGTGGGGCCGAACGTGAAGGTCGGAGACAATTGTAAAATACAGAACAATGTCAGCCTCTATGAAGGTGTCGAACTGGAAGACGGTGTGTTCTGTGGGCCATCCTGTGTGTTCACAAATGTGAACAATCCCCGTTCTGAAATCGCGCGCAAAGATGAGTTTCGCAAAACGCTAGTGAAGCGCGGCGCAAGCATTGGTGCGAATGCAACGATTGTCTGCGGCAATTCGCTGGGCGAGTTTTCGTTTGTTGCAGCCGGTGCAACCATTACGAAAGATGTCCCCGCTTACGCGTTAATGGCTGGTGTTCCGGCAAAACGTATCGGGTGGATGAGTAAAGCGGGCAGCCGTCTCGGCGAGGACTTGGTCTGTCCTCTCGATGGAACCAAATATCGTGAAGTGGGGCCTAATCAGCTTCAGGAAATAGTGGAGTAG
- a CDS encoding DegT/DnrJ/EryC1/StrS family aminotransferase (Derived by automated computational analysis using gene prediction method: Protein Homology.) has translation MSNQPIQFIDLAAQQARIRKKVDAGIAGVLDHGQYIMGPEVKEFEQQLADFTGAAHAFGCANGTDALAVVLMAWDVGPGDAVFVPSFTYVASAEVVAMLGATPFFVDVDEATFNIDVDSFAKAIGDATDQGLSPSVVVPVDLFGQPANVPEIQRVAEKHGIKILVDAAQSFGATLHNKRVGTWGHASTTSFFPAKPLGCYGDGGAIFTDDDDLAVVINSIRLHGKGSQKYDNVRIGMNSRLDTIQAAILKEKLAIFPEEVEARNRVAARYTEGLKGVARTPKLMDGATSVWAQYTLIVDDRESIQARCKEAGVPTVVYYPMALSQQTGYKHFPAVSGGTPVSDALSGKVLSLPMHPYLGEADQDRVIDAVTGALKG, from the coding sequence ATGAGCAACCAACCAATACAGTTCATCGACCTTGCAGCCCAGCAGGCCAGAATACGAAAGAAGGTCGATGCAGGTATCGCGGGCGTCCTTGATCACGGGCAATACATTATGGGGCCCGAGGTAAAAGAGTTTGAACAACAGCTCGCAGACTTTACCGGTGCTGCTCATGCATTCGGATGTGCCAACGGTACGGACGCCTTGGCAGTTGTTCTGATGGCTTGGGACGTGGGGCCAGGAGATGCGGTATTTGTTCCCTCCTTCACCTATGTGGCGAGTGCGGAAGTTGTTGCGATGTTGGGTGCCACACCGTTTTTTGTCGATGTGGACGAAGCGACCTTCAATATTGATGTAGATAGTTTTGCGAAGGCCATCGGCGACGCGACCGATCAGGGTCTGTCTCCATCAGTTGTTGTGCCTGTGGATCTGTTTGGCCAGCCAGCCAATGTGCCAGAAATTCAGCGTGTAGCAGAAAAACACGGCATCAAGATACTTGTCGATGCAGCTCAGAGTTTTGGCGCAACGCTTCACAACAAGCGGGTGGGAACTTGGGGGCACGCAAGCACCACAAGCTTTTTTCCAGCAAAACCTTTGGGATGCTACGGCGACGGCGGTGCTATTTTTACCGATGATGATGACTTGGCTGTCGTCATTAACTCAATTCGCCTGCACGGGAAGGGCAGCCAGAAATACGACAATGTGCGTATTGGCATGAATTCTCGTTTGGACACTATCCAGGCCGCAATTTTGAAAGAGAAGCTTGCCATTTTCCCAGAGGAAGTGGAGGCACGCAATCGTGTCGCAGCTCGCTACACTGAAGGATTGAAGGGTGTTGCGCGAACCCCAAAATTGATGGATGGAGCTACATCCGTTTGGGCTCAGTACACCTTGATTGTTGACGATAGAGAGAGCATTCAAGCTAGGTGCAAAGAAGCCGGTGTTCCAACGGTCGTGTACTACCCCATGGCTCTGTCACAGCAAACTGGATACAAGCACTTTCCAGCAGTATCCGGAGGGACGCCGGTGTCAGACGCTTTATCCGGCAAGGTGCTGAGCCTTCCTATGCATCCCTATCTTGGCGAAGCTGATCAGGACAGGGTCATCGACGCCGTGACAGGCGCCCTGAAGGGCTGA